In Bernardetia sp., the DNA window CAGTCACCAAGATAGAATACAAACACCTGTGTCAGCCTAAGCTACGCCACGGAGTCAAAAAATGCTTCCAAAGTCTTCGGCAGGCTCAACAGTCTTTGTAACCAAACTTAAGCAAACACGTTGCCACCATAGAATCAAAGCGAATTGGAGGGGCTACGCTCAACTTTCACTTTTTTATTTATCTAACAAACTCTACGCTGAACGAGGATCAATAAATTCTTCAAACGCTTTAGTGATCTCGTCACGAATTTCTTTCGTAATATCTAAACTCTTGAAAAGTTGTTCATTAGATACAAATAAATCTTCCATTGTCTTCTTTTGAGTAGGATGATGCTGCCAATACTTTTTTGATGCTCTGAGCACATTTTTTAATAAATCACCAGGATAATTGTCAGCTTCAATAAACAAGTCTGATTTTAAAATATCCATTGCGAGTGGTATTAAAAAACGTAAGCCCGTATTTTGTACAATATAAAAATCGATGTCGGTAACTGTATAATTTTTTAGTTTCTTCTTTGCTAGATAATAGTATGTAAATTCTACATACGTACTATCATCTTCTGAGGGGACTTGACCATCCCACTCCCAGTTCTCTAGATCCGATATACTTCTATTTAAATAGT includes these proteins:
- a CDS encoding contact-dependent growth inhibition system immunity protein, producing the protein MNYLNRSISDLENWEWDGQVPSEDDSTYVEFTYYYLAKKKLKNYTVTDIDFYIVQNTGLRFLIPLAMDILKSDLFIEADNYPGDLLKNVLRASKKYWQHHPTQKKTMEDLFVSNEQLFKSLDITKEIRDEITKAFEEFIDPRSA